In Cryptococcus gattii WM276 chromosome N, complete sequence, a single window of DNA contains:
- a CDS encoding Hypothetical protein (Ribosome biogenesis (Nop4), putative; CNN01920), translating into MAEEDFIPLQGSAGKKERKERVNTTLFVSSLPYTATTTDLLTHFSYIGPVRHGFVATDRESGKSKGVGYVTFSLKEDADRAIQELDGGSFGGGKRKIQVKWADERASLKDRKAEIKVSKPIPGQTDSKSTDPKAIQTLVLTGLPSDITKNVLWKKIRKVNEKAELVFPVEAEEGEEAPKDTAHIIFPTHGDALKALPKLHGHTYKGCILSCVLKKRLEKLSAKGEGKAPSHAGRLIIRNLSWDTTVQDLRKAFLPYGPIHSIDLPTLPSKLPPSSDPTKPPPPPRARGFAFVWFLTRHDAEKAIEGINGKPIKKGPDGEGRVVAVDWALSKEKWQEATKGEEKKEGEKKSSDSGSDSGSDSGSESESDSESGEGSDEESDKESSDDEDASVVSASEESNNADENEEEEEEEPVKPTLPTVDVGSTLFIRNLPFETTELELNTLFRSFGPLRYAKITIDKATGRSRGTGFVCFWKNEHADEVIEEAQRVAMETGANSIPLGGAAPKNPFALPSLLTADPSSSLASRLVLHGRTLDITRAVTRETASQMKEDTERLRNAADKRNTYLMREGVIFPNSPAAEGLPESEIEKRQASFNSRKALLRGNPSLYISKTRLSIRQLPLFVTDRTLKRLAIHAVKTFDKEVADGEREGLARAEEMDGTMSAAIAARGDKSGGKGKGKGGKKERETAVIQSKIVRQTEKLDPITGQGRSKGYGFLEMRSHKDALKVLRWANNNPEVGPLMWEWWKVELGDMKERVEKALTAARKREEEPQKEAAKESKKGLESVEELESRLKKLDSRLEEDDSRSGGGMRGGKTLMIEFSIENVQVVKRRVEKIATARENGKRKADVIAAEDTDDDEPASSKPSGRFDKRAKRDGRDGRDGREGSKGDFRDRQGGKFGKDRFKGVQNGQRRDHSDRGGRNERGGRNDRGDRPGQVQPRQPRRRDQKSVDQVKKDVKTKDAGEKRGIEKLGSQLGSLIGRKRKIRKGGK; encoded by the exons ATGGCAGAGGAAGACTTTATCCCTCTTCAGGGTTCAGCTGGGAAGAAAGAGCGCAAGGAGCGTGTCAA CACTACACTTTTCGTGTCCTCTCTCCCTTATACAGCGACCACTACCGACCTCCTTACGCACTTCTCATACATCGGTCCTGTCCGACATGGTTTCGTCGCTACCGACAGAGAATCGGGCAAGTCAAAGGGTGTCGGTTATGTGACCTTCTCTTTGAAAGAGGATGCCGATAGGGCCATTCAAGAGTTGGATGGAGGTTCTTTCGGTGGTGGTAAAAGGAAGATTCAAGTCAAGTGGGCTGATGAAAGG GCGTCACTGAAAGACCGGAAAGCCGAGATCAAGGTTTCAAAACCCATTCCTGGACAAACAGACAGCAAGTCGACAGATCCCAAGGCTATCCAAACTCTTGTTCTTACTGGGTTACCATCTGATATTACTAAGAATGTGctttggaagaagattaGGAAGGTTAATGAAAAGGCCGAGTTGGTGTTCCCTGTCGAGGCTGAGGAAGGCGAGGAGGCTCCCAAGGATACCG CTCATATCATCTTCCCCACTCACGGCGATGCTCTCAAAGCCCTTCCCAAGCTTCACGGTCACACATACAAGGGTTGCATCTTATCTTGCGTTCTCAAGAAGCGTCTTGAAAAACTTTCCGCCAAAGGTGAAGGCAAAGCTCCCAGCCACGCTGGTAGATTGATCATTAGGAATTTATCTTGGGAC ACCACAGTTCAAGATCTCCGAAAAGCTTTCCTCCCCTACGGTCCTATCCACTCCATCGACCTCCCTACCCTTCCCTCCAAActccctccttcttctgaTCCTACAAAACCcccacctcctcctcgtGCACGTGGTTTCGCATTCGTCTGGTTCCTGACCAGACACGACGCTGAAAAAGCTATTGAAGGCATCAACGGTAAACCAATCAAGAAGGGTCCTGACGGAGAGGGTCGAGTGGTAGCTGTTGATTGGGCGTTGAGTAAGGAAAAGTGGCAAGAGGCGACcaagggagaggagaaaaaggaaggggagaagaaaagtTCTGATTCTGGGTCCGATTCTGGTTCTGATTCTGGATCGGAGTCCGAGTCTGATTCGGAATCCGGTGAGGGATCTGATGAAGAAAGCGATAAAGAGTCGTcagatgatgaagatgctTCCGTAGTTAGCGCTTCAGAAGAAAGCAACAACGCCGACGAAaacgaagaggaggaggaagaagaaccTGTCAAGCCTACCCTTCCCACTGTCGATGTCGGCAGCACCCTCTTCATCCGTAACCTCCCTTTTGAAACTACCGAACTTGAGCTCAACACCCTCTTCCGTTCTTTCGGGCCCTTGCGATATGCCAAAATCACCATTGACAAGGCAACTGGACGATCTAGAGGAACTGGTTTCGTTTGTTTCTGGAAGAATGAGCACGCCGATGAGGTTATTGAAGAGGCGCAGAGGGTCGCGATGGAGACTGGTGCTAACTCTATCCCT CTTGGTGGCGCTGCCCCCAAGAATCCTTTCgcccttccttccctcctTACCGCTGacccttcctcctctctcGCTTCCCGCCTTGTACTTCACGGTCGAACGCTCGACATCACCCGTGCCGTCACCCGAGAAACCGCCTCCCAAATGAAGGAAGACACTGAACGCCTTCGTAACGCCGCAGACAAGCGAAACACGTACCTCATGCGTGAAGGCGTCATTTTCCCTAATTCCCCAGCCGCCGAAGGTCTCCCAGAGAGCGAGATTGAAAAGCGTCAGGCGAGTTTCAATTCTCGTAAAGCCTTATTGCGAGGTAACCCTTCGCTGTACATATCGAAAACCCGTCTGTCTATCCGGCAGTTGCCCCTCTTTGTGACTGACAGGACGCTCAAGCGATTGGCTATCCATGCAGTCAAGACTTTTGACAAGGAAGTCGCTGATGGTGAGCGAGAGGGTTTGGCCCGGGcggaagagatggatggTACCATGAGCGCTGCTATTGCCGCTCGTGGCGACAAATCGGGCGGTAAGGGTAAGGGTAAAGGAGGCAAGAAGGAGCGTGAGACAGCTGTCATCCAATCCAAGATTGTGCGACAAACTGAAAAACTCGATCCCATCACAGGCCAAGGCAGGTCGAAGGGTTATGGTTTCCTTGAAATGCGTTCCCACAAGGATGCGCTCAAGGTGCTTCGATGGGCAAACAATAACCCCGAAGTGGGACCACTGATGTGGGAATGGTGGAAGGTTGAGTTGGGAGATATGAAAGAGCGAGTGGAAAAGGCGCTAACGGCCGCTaggaagagggaagaagagccGCAGAAGGAAGCTGCCAAGGAGAGTAAGAAGGGATTGGAAAGTGTCGAGGAGTTAGAGTCGAGGTTGAAGAAGCTTGATAGCAGactggaagaagatgattCAAGGAGCGGTGGTGGAATGAGAGGTGGAAAGACTCTTATGATCGAGTTCAGTATTGAGAACGTCCAG GTTGTCAAGCGTCGAGTAGAGAAGATTGCCACAGCTCGAGAAAACGGGAAGCGCAAGGCCGATGTAATTGCAGCTGAAGACACCGACGACGATGAACCTGCCTCTTCCAAACCTTCTGGCCGATTTGACAAGCGCGCCAAGCGTGACGGACGTGACGGACGTGATGGTCGTGAGGGATCAAAAGGTGACTTTAGGGACAGGCAAGGGGGAAAGTTCGGTAAAGACAGGTTTAAGGGGGTTCAGAATGGCCAAAGACGTGATCATAGTGACCGTGGAGGTCGAAATGAGCGGGGCGGGCGCAACGACCGTGGTGACCGACCTGGTCAAGTCCAACCACGACAGCCTAGGAGGAGGGACCAGAAAAGTGTGGACCaagtgaagaaggatgtCAAGACCAAGGATGCTGGGGAGAAGAGAGGCATTGAAAAGTTGGGAAGCCAGCTGGGTAGCTTAattgggaggaagaggaagataCGCAAGGGCGGAAAGTAG
- a CDS encoding Hypothetical protein (Similar to TIGR gene model, INSD accession AAW47149.1; CNN01900) yields the protein MSEDDLLARFAALRAPQTPLDDLSSPVAQPSGSVEEQARKKQEEDEEVERIANGMPSTSILESNVDRGDEDEELMKRVARFRGNTGTSVDDDAHAEAFLKTLTLNPPNNVLDDESDEKMIARAFAQVRAERQNSAATSQEGGEDGPTEEEILAQALDEAKLERSPSPKDPSGDHDELPGIAFPSLPNHAPQESDIDDGVDEETRKKLNRLLGLSSPIKQGPTLPSAPKSLPSIRKYDLPGYDSTRDEAADTWCCKFTLAKTSN from the exons ATGTCAGAAGACGATCTTTTAGCCCGCTTCGCAGCCCTTCGAGCACCCCAAACACCACTAGATGATCTTTCATCGCCAGTCGCCCAGCCGAGCGGAAGCGTCGAAGAACAAGCTCGAAAgaaacaagaagaagatgaagaggttGAGCGAATAGCCAATGGGATGCCAAGTACATCCATTTTGGAAAGTAATGTGGATAGAggggatgaggatgaggagtTGATGAAGCGGGTGGCTAGGTTTAGGGGGAACACTGGTACGAGTGTAGATGATGATGCACAT GCAGAAGCATTCCTGAAGACTCTTACGCTTAACCCTCCAAATAATGTTTTGGATGATGAATCTGATGAAAAGATGATTGCCAGAGCATTTGCTCAAGTACGTGCAGAACGTCAAAATTCCGCCGCTACTTCACAAGAAGGGGGGGAAGACGGTCCgacggaagaagagatcCTTGCTCAAGCGTTAGACGAAGCTAAATTAGAACGCTCGCCATCTCCTAAAGATCCGTCGGGTGATCATGACGAGTTACCGGGCATTGCTTTCCCTTCTTTGCCTAACCATGCACCGCAAGAATCGGACATAGACGACGGCGTGGATGAGGAAACACGAAAAAAACTAAATCGTTTACTCGgtctctcttctccaatTAAACAAGGACCAACCCTCCCCTCTGCACCCAAAAGCCTGCCGAGCATTCGCAAGTATGATCTGCCAGGGTATGATTCAACCAGAGACGAGGCTGCCGATACGTGGTGCTGTAAGTTTACGCTAGCAAAAACATCAAACTGA
- a CDS encoding Ribosomal protein S12, putative (Similar to TIGR gene model, INSD accession AAW47150.1), whose protein sequence is MNPSRSLLALTSSFSRLAMRSAQPAFARPAVMSAIRPAMGLERGFASSSRCEATINQIMRGARKSTKRKSSVPLLDGCFQKKAVCAKVYTTKPRKPNSAVRKVARVKLSNGQMTTAYIPGEGHNLQEHSVVLVRGGGAKDLPGVRYKIVRGTMDLNGVAGRISARSKFGVKKPKKS, encoded by the exons ATGAATCCCTCAAGATCGCTCCTAGCGCTCACTTCTTCATTTTCCAGGCTCGCCATGCGATCAGCCCAGCCCGCTTTCGCCAGGCCTGCCGTTATGTCGGCGATCCGACCCGCTATGGGTCTCGAAAGAGGATTTGCCTCGAGCTCCCGATGCGAAGCTACCATCAACCAAA TCATGCGAGGTGCCCGAAAATCTACCAAGCGAAAGTCCTCTGTCCCTCTTCTCGACGGGTGTTTCCAAAAAAAGGCAGTCTGCGCCAAAGTCTACACCACCAAGCCTCGTAAACCAAACTCTGCTGTACGAAAAGTTGCCCGAGTAAAGCTCTCCAACGGGCAGATGACGACTGCGTACATCCCCGGTGAGGGACACAACTTGCAGGAACATTCGGTTGTCCTGGTGAGGGGTGGTGGTGCCAAGGATTTGCCTGGTGTGAGGTACAAGATTGTGAGGGGAACAATGGATTTGAATGGTGTGGCTGGAAGGATCTCTGCGAGGTCCAAGTTTGGTG TCAAGAAGCCCAAGAAGTCATAG
- a CDS encoding Subunit of cleavage factor I, putative; Hrp1p (Similar to TIGR gene model, INSD accession AAW47158.1; a five-subunit complex required for the cleavage and polyadenylation of pre-mRNA 3' ends): MTEDIYKDDLYGDLDLEDLDASQLEELVEPPELDTAPTSIPAASNAAAAPSQPAITASSSTSTPVESGSQQYNHQPSYDATAPYQQGQQDSNFGQQQDGQDRIKPSDMPDEGKMFIGGLNWETTEAGLSEYMGQFGEIDACTIMRDPSGRSRGFAFLTYRDPASVTKVMAQTHHLDGKQIDPKRAIPRAEHERTAKVFVGGLAPSVTGESLKSFLCQFGQVMDATVMFDKETGRSKGFAFATFQDEESVGRAMAASGVELEGKQIEIKKAQPRGTAQGSKFGANMNPRFNQAAGFNGGMGGFGGGFDPSSVAMMYQNMMKTGGNMMGGFDPSAMAMMYQNMMKSMGNAPAINPSLAMRNNAGGAAAGGAVGGAMPMGMGMPGMGGMGALGGMGGMGGMGMGGMGMGGMGMGGMGGMGMGGGMNRMGNNRQIPNAPRGPAAMRGPGQQPMGGAANAPQGNGPGAQRYSTQGNARARPY; the protein is encoded by the exons ATGACTGAAGACATTTACAAGGACGATCTCTATGGTG ATCTCGATCTCGAGGATTTGGACGCTTCTCAACTTGAGGAGCTTGTCGAGCCTCCTGAGCTGGATACTGCCCCAACCTCAATACCTGCTGCATCCAACGCCGCTGCAGCCCCTTCTCAACCCGCAATTACCGCATCATCGTCGACTTCGACCCCCGTTGAGTCTGGATCCCAACAATACAACCACCAGCCATCTTATGACGCCACCGCGCCTTATCAGCAAGGCCAACAGGACAGCAACTTCGGCCAGCAGCAAGACGGTCAGGATAGAATCAAACCCAGTGATATGCCTGATGAGGG GAAGATGTTCATTGGCGGTCTCAACTGGGAAACCACTGAAG CGGGCCTCTCTGAGTACATGGGACAGTTTGGTGAAATTGATGCTTGTACCATCATGCGTGATCCTTCCGGCCGTTCACGAGGTTTTGCATTTTTGACTTACAGAGACCCCGCCAGTGTCACCAAGGTGATGGCGCAGACTCATCACCTCGATGGTAAGCAA ATCGATCCCAAACGTGCCATTCCCCGTGCCGAGCATGAACGTACCGCCAAGGTCTTTGTTGGCGGTCTTGCTCCATCCGTTACCGGTGAATCCCTCAAATCCTTCCTCTGCCAATTTGGTCAGGTGATGGATGCCACCGTTATGTTTGATAAGGAGACTGGTAGATCTAAAGGTTTTGCATTTGCCACGTTCCAAGATGAAGAGTCTGTAGGCAGAGCTATGGCAGCTAGCGGTGTTGAGCTCGAGGGCAAGCAG ATTGAAATCAAGAAAGCTCAGCCAAGGGGTACTGCTCAAGGATCCAAATTTGGAGCTAACATGAACCCTCGTTTTAACCAAGCTGCGGGATTCAATGGCGGTATGGGCGGTTTTGGCGGTGGCTTCGACCCTAGTTCGGTGGCGATGATGTATCAGAATATGATGAAAACCGGAG GCAACATGATGGGCGGTTTCGACCCCAGCGCCATGGCCATGATGTACCAAAATATGATGAAATCCATGGGCAACGCTCCTGCTATTAATCCCAGTCTTGCTATGCGCAACAATGCTGGCGGTGCCGCTGCCGGTGGTGCTGTAGGAGGGGCCATGCCGATGGGCATGGGTATGCCTGGCATGGGCGGTATGGGGGCTTTGGGAGGTATGGGCGGTATGGGTGGTATGGGAATGGGTGGTATGGGAATGGGCGGAATGGGCATGGGCGGAATGGGTGGGATGGGTATGGGAGGCGGGATGAATCGC ATGGGTAACAACCGACAGATCCCCAACGCTCCTCGCGGCCCTGCAGCGATGCGCGGACCAGGACAACAACCCATGGGCGGCGCTGCAAATGCTCCTCAAGGTAATGGGCCCGGAGCGCAAAGATATTCGACACAAGGGAACGCCAGGGCAAGGCCGTATTAA
- a CDS encoding Hypothetical Protein (Similar to TIGR gene model, INSD accession AAW47155.1) produces MKRIFRSTKSPIDPLPPPQQPSNISNPSSGRSTPHHQGARSITALFGGGDSNDNSPGHEHKWGFSLHHHSEVTPFPAEVGADAVPPPGSAKKKDKSITAPSLLEIKQMQEKATQAEEARRRAPSQPIPPLQQTQRLSKGCQSSPSPDEWQSVPSQTQNHNGGYDTYAQPLPVPNASFSQSPTNSNSSTTSGSAHSTIFLPPGARPPTPPSARPPYPLHMRYSQSNLHNSTTPSNEEEAAVKSGRERGYSSPASAVAVAPQSDQNYSSKLTKATRSPLSHAYATVDLPDPPTFPSPKPYTPGISTPTPKNYSGRGSSPVESLPNPFSPIENIPIGPNNEVHTIPNQREENPPELKEKKRFWGMGIRSDKKSKAKAQAEREHAAGHGQMQVIPQGDWRPSVDGPRGSIDAWRDSESRSTSVHGHPVQFEEEPRGRLLGLDFGRKDHTATQVNDVTSAIQMLAASSDPSSVAIYEVCDRINHSDSSESISKEAARALRKEFKHGNELERRNAAKLWLLLMRNVTVKGFRHIAYGSNKKFFQSLEPILFAPSSKPIVSPSTHRLLTDVIADLTFSYGMEKGCEMLVDVWKKVKLPQESDYGHPLSADHPIFNTNELPSQPQPPTNQIANLQIQSPPSISTSWHGSSPSHVHQALSPPPAPVRHIQQQPAYGGPGYANLPSHGEDIRRLMEECTAAKESARLLGDALVYTRPEELDHKPVIREFYTKVFHAHESLTNQMDWAQAEASRSRERHANLTLDGSVPNNTNVSSETTPEERALAALFEAHAMLAEVMKQHDQLERMAHDEKELRVVRERSKKETKMDRSHLAATSINQTSASRSPSPTPHVGLPPATVPQSNNPFRRQAQDAFRSRTPSPDRHAFPHITRLSASPGRASSPLGPGPGSNNSHSHVGAGNTGNNSANNKLRMGGPRPLPNPFKTIAGGTNESQGSLSTQADTAPSRSGTGDSNKSQTVSINGSAMQSAVVNGEEVDGDELPRVPIKPSRKALGKRRAVIDEDNDFDPNDLFNPQPTDPRSKESHSNDDTSSDESMTTAAVFNAKPVAYAYDAYEERQKELKRLKEEEERGVVGGSVG; encoded by the exons ATGAAGCGCATATTCAGGTCAACAAAGTCACCAATAGACCCGCTTCCGCCGCCGCAGCAACCATCCAACATCTCGAATCCGTCTTCAGGAAGGTCAACCCCACATCATCAGGGCGCAAGAAGTATCACCGCGCTCTTTGGAGGGGGAGATAGCAATGACAACAGTCCAGGTCATGAGCATAAATGGGGATTTAGCCTTCACCACCACTCAGAGGTTACTCCCTTTCCTGCAGAAGTAGGAGCAGACGCGGTACCACCACCGGGTTctgcaaagaagaaggacaagTCTATTACAGCGCCGAGCCTCCTTGAGATCAAACAGATGCAGGAGAAGGCGACTCAAGCAGAGGAGGCAAGACGGAGAGCACCATCTCAGCCAATACCACCCCTCCAGCAGACTCAAAGGCTCTCGAAGGGATGCCAGTCATCTCCTTCACCGGACGAATGGCAAAGTGTACCATCTCAGACTCAAAATCACAATGGCGGCTATGACACGTACGCTCAACCTCTTCCTGTTCCCAACGCCTCATTCTCACAATCACCTACTAACTCAAACTCCTCTACTACAAGCGGATCAGCACATAGCACCATTTTCCTCCCGCCTGGCGCCCGGCCTCCTACCCCACCTAGCGCTCGACCGCCTTATCCTTTGCACATGAGGTATTCGCAGTCGAATTTGCACAACTCTACGACACCCAGcaatgaggaagaggcggCTGTCAAAAgtggaagagaaagaggtTACTCTTCTCCTGCAAGTGCAGTTGCTGTCGCGCCGCAGAGCGACCAAAATTACTCCTCAAAGCTCACAAAGGCTACTCGATCGCCTCTTTCACACGCATATGCAACTGTCGATCTTCCCGATCCTCCGACCTTTCCCTCACCTAAGCCATATACTCCGGGCATCTCCACTCCTACACCTAAAAACTACTCAGGTCGTGGTTCCTCTCCTGTCGAGAGTCTACCCAACCCTTTTTCACCAATTGAAAACATTCCCATAGGCCCGAATAATGAAGTCCATACAATACCGAACcagagagaagaaaatCCGCCAGAGCTCAAGGAAAAAAAGCGCTTTTGGGGAATGGGGATCAGATCAGATAAAAAGAGCAAAGCTAAAGCTCAGGCTGAGCGCGAACATGCTGCGGGCCATGGGCAAATGCAGGTTATTCCGCAAGGAGATTGGAGGCCGTCAGTTGATGGGCCGCGAGGAAGTATAGACGCATGGCGTGATTCCGAATCCCGTTCAACTTCAGTGCACGGGCATCCAGTACAgtttgaagaagaaccTAGGGGTAGATTGCTGGGTTTGGACTTTGGAAGGAAGGACCATACAGCAACGCAGGTGAACGATGTGACTTCTGCTATTC AGATGCTTGCTGCATCTTCGGACCCTTCATCGGTGGCGATTTACGAAGTCTGTGATCGTATCAATCACTCTGACAGCTCAGAATCCATCAGCAAAGAAGCCGCACGTGCCTTACGGAAAGAATTTAAGCACGGAAATGAACTTGAGAGAAGGAATGCTGCTAAACTGTGGCTGTTGTTAATGCGCAACGTAACCGTGAAAGGGTTCAGAC ACATAGCATACGGGTCGAATAAGAAGTTCTTCCAGTCACTGGAACCCATACTGTTCGCCCCATCCTCAAAGCCCATAGTATCACCTTCGACTCACAGGTTGCTAACTGACGTTATTGCCGATTTGACTTTTTCATATGGTATGGAGAAGGGTTGTGAGATGCTGGTTGATGTATGGAAAAAGGTCAAGTTACCACAGGAATCAGATTAT GGGCACCCCCTCTCAGCCGATCATCCTATCTTTAATACCAATGAGCTTCCTTCCCAACCTCAACCACCCACTAACCAGATAGCAAATCTGCAGATTCAATCTCCGCCTTCCATTTCTACCTCTTGGCACGGTTCTTCGCCATCCCATGTTCATCAAGCGCTTTCGCCACCTCCCGCGCCTGTTCGTCACATCCAACAGCAACCAGCGTATGGCGGTCCCGGTTATGCGAATTTACCAAGCCATGGCGAGGACATAAGGCGCTTAATGGAAGAGTGTACAGCTGCCAAAGAAAGTGCGAGGTTATTGGGCGACGCGTTGGTTTACACCAGGCCAGAAGAGCTGGATCATAAGCCCGTCATCAGA GAATTTTATACCAAGGTTTTCCATGCGCATGAGTCATTGACCAACCAAATGGACTGGGCTCAAGCGGAAGCTTCACGTTCCCGCGAGCGACATGCCAATCTTACCCTTGATGGATCTGTGCCAAACAATACAAATGTCAGTTCAGAAACCACTCCCGAAGAACGAGCTCTAGCTGCTCTATTTGAGGCACACGCAATGCTGGCGGAAGTGATGAAGCAGCATGATCAGTTGGAGAGGATGGCACATGATGAGAAAGAGTTGAGAGTGGTCCGGGAGAGGAGTAAGAAAGAGACAAAAATGGATAGAAGC CACCTCGCTGCCACATCGATTAATCAGACATCAGCTTCTCGTTCTCCCTCACCAACTCCCCATGTTGGTCTTCCCCCCGCCACAGTTCCCCAATCTAACAACCCCTTCCGCCGTCAGGCCCAGGATGCCTTCCGTTCTCGCACACCTTCGCCCGACCGGCATGCCTTCCCGCACATCACACGACTTTCAGCTTCCCCAGGTCGTGCGAGCTCACCCCTTGGCCCAGGACCCGGAAGCAATAACTCCCACTCCCACGTGGGTGCTGGTAATACTGGGAATAACAGTGCGAATAACAAGCTAAGGATGGGTGGACCCAGACCATTACCCAATCCATTCAAGACAATAGCTGGGGGAACGAATGAGAGTCAAGGAAGTCTGAGTACCCAAGCTGATACAGCACCCTCGAGGAGTGGGACGGGCGATTCGAATAAGTCGCAAACTGTCTCCATCAATGGTAGCGCCATGCAATCTGCCGTGGTGAATGGAGAGGAAGTTGACGGTGATGAATTGCCAAGAGTGCCTATCAAGCCTAGTCGGAAGGCGctggggaagaggagggcAGTGATAGATGAAGACA ATGACTTCGACCCGAACGACTTGTTCAATCCCCAACCGACCGACCCTCGTTCGAAAGAAAGCCACTCAAATGATGACACGTCCTCTGATGAATCAATGACCACAGCCGCGGTGTTCAACGCCAAGCCTGTAGCCTACGCCTATGATGCGTATGAAGAGAGGCAGAAAGAGCTAAAAAGATtaaaagaggaagaggaacGAGGGGTTGTGGGTGGGAGTGTGGGATAG